The genomic region CAGGACGATCTTCCGGGCCGTGAGCTTCACCCTCGCGCCCGGCATGGCGCTCACCCTCACCGGGCCGAACGGGGCGGGCAAGACCACGCTCCTGCGGCTGCTCGCCGGGCTCGGGCGGGCCTCCTCCGGTCGGCTCCTGTGGGAGGGAGAGGATGCGCTCGCCGATCGCTCCCGCCATGCGCGCCGCCTCTCCCTCGTCGGCCACCAGGACGCGCTCAAGCCCGGCTTCACGGTTGCCGAGACGCTCGCGCACGAGGCGCGGCTTGCGGGGGTGGACCCGGCGCATGCCGAGGCCGCGATGGTGGCGATGGGCCTCTCCCACCTCGCCTCTGCGCCGATCCGAATCCTCTCGGCGGGGCAGAGGCGGCGGGTGGCGCTCGCCCGCCTGCCGCTTGCGCGCCGGAGGCTGTGGCTTCTCGACGAGCCGACGGTCGCGCTCGACCATGCCGGGGTGGCGGCGCTCGGGGCGGTGATGGCAGCGCATCGTGCGTCGGGCGGGATCATCGTCGCCTCCTCGCACCTGCCGCTGCCTCTGCCGAACGCCGCGCAGCTCCGCTTCAACGTGCCGCAGCGCGAGGGGGCGGAAGCGGCGTGAGCCGGGGAGCGTGAACGGGGCGCGATGAGTTTGTCGCAATGAGCGTGTTCTGGGCGATGCTCCGGCGCGACCTCGCGCTCGCGCGACGAAACGCCGGCGATACGCTCGCGGCCGTGGGCTTCTTCCTGGTCGCGGTGGGGCTGTTTCCCTTCGGCGTCGGCCCTGCGCCCGATCTGCTCGCGCGGATCGCGGCCGGCGTGGTGTGGGTCGCCGCCCTGCTCGCGGCGCTGTTGCCGCTCGAGCGCCTGATCGGCGCCGATTACGAGGACGGAACGCTCGACCAGGCTCTGCTTGCGGGGCTCGAGGCGTCGCTTGTGGCGGCGGAGAAGGCGGCGACGCACTGGCTCACCACCTTCGTGCCGCTGCTCCTCGCCTCTCCCCTCGCGGCGCTGATGTTGAACCTGCCGCTTGCAGCGACGGGCGTGCTCCTCGCCGCGCTTGCGCTCGGCTCGCTCGTGCTCTCGCTCCTCGGCACGGCTGGGGCGGCGCTGACGCTGGGGGCGCGTCGCGCCGGCGTGCTTCTGCCGCTGCTCGTCCTGCCGCTCGCGATCCCGCCCCTGATCTTCGGCGTCGCGGCGGTGGATGCCGCCCTCCATGGGCTCGCGGCACGGCCGCATCTGGCGATGCTCGGCGCTCTCGCCGCCGCCGCCGTGCCGCTCTGCCCGCTTGCGGCGGGGGCAGCGCTCCGGGCGGCGACGGAGTGACGCGCCGCCCGCCTGCCGCCCGTTCGCTCACGTCTCCTCGGGCCGTTCCGCTCGGCACTTCATGCGCCTCGCAAGGCGGCCCGCACCGGCTTCGCGGTCGCGACCCGCCGCTCAGCCCCAGCGGATCGGCAGCGTGCGCGCCTGCTGCACCCCCGTGTAGGAGAGCGGCGCGTAGCCTGCCTGGAGGTTCCGGAAGGCGACGTAGCTCTCGGCGATCCGCCGCGTAAGCTCGTCCTGGTCCTCGCGCAGCTCCTTCAGAACCTCGCCCGCGGCATTGCCGAGCGCGACGAGAAGGTCGCGCGGTGCCTCGCGCACCTGCACGCTGTGCTTCTCGACCGCCTCCTTCAGCGCGATCGGATGGCGGTGGTCGTACTCCGTCAGCGCCTCCATGTAGGTGGCCTGGGCAGCGAAGCGGATCGCCGCCTTCAGGTCATCGGGCAGCGCGTCGTACTTCGCCTTGTTGACTCCGATCTCCTCCGACGACGAGGGCTCCTGCACGCCGGGGTAGTAGAAGAACTTCGCCACCTGGTGGAAGCCCAAGGTCATGTCGTTCCACGGCCCGATGAATTCGGCCGCGTCGATCGTGCCCGACTGCAGCGCCTGGAAGATTTGCCCCGCCGGCAGCGTCACGACCGAGGCGCCGGCGCGACGGAACATCTCGCCGCCCAGGCCCGCGGTGCGGTAGCGGAGGCCGCGGAAATCCTCGATCGAGCGGATCTCGCGCCGGAACCAGCCCAAGAACTGCGGCCCAGAATCGCCGCACAGGAACGGCTTGAGCCCGAAGCGCGCATAGGCCTCGTCATAGAGAGCGCCGCCGCCGCCCCAGGTCATCCAGCCGACCAGCTCCTGCGCCGTCATCCCGAACGGGAAGGAGCCGAAGAAGCCGATGCCGCGCAGCTTGCCGAGCCAGTAGGCCGGCACGGCGTGGTAGAGCTCGGCCGTTCCCTGGCTCACCGCGTCGAACACGCCAAGCGGCGGAACGATCTGGCCCGCACCGAACACGCGCACGGTGAGCCGCCCGCCCGAGAGCAGGCCGATCCGCTCGGCGATCTTGTTCGCCGACACACCGGGGCCGGGAAGGTTCATCGGCCAGGCGGTGACCATGCGCCACTCCATCCGGCCCTGGCTGATCGCCGGGGCGGGAAAGGCCGCGGCGCCTGCCGCTGCAGCGGCAGCAACAGCGCCGCGCCGTGAGATGGTTGCCCTCTTCGTCATGTCGTCTCTCCTTCACCTCGGTCGTTTCGCCGACCGGCGTTTCCTCCGCGGGCTCGCTGGTAACACCCTCCGGATCCGGGGGCACATCGCGTCGTCCCCCGGCCTGGCCGGCTCGTGGGCAACGGGATCATCTCCCGCCGTCACCCCGTCCATCGCCCGCCTCCCCTCTGTCGCCTGCCGAGATTAGGCCGTCAGCCGCGGCACGTCACTCCGCCGTTTGCGCGCGCGCAAGCAGCGCCTCGGCGAGCGAGGGGGCTGTGGCGCGGCCGGAAAGAAGCGCGTCCACCGCCTCGGCGATCGGCAGTTCCACGCCGCGGCGTCGGGCGCGGGCGACAAGAGCCGGGGCGGTGGCAACCCCCTCGGTCACGCCCGTGCGGGCGGCGAGCACCTCGGCGAGCGCCTCGCCCCGGCCCAGCGCGATGCCGAGCGTGTGGTTTCGGCTTGCGCCCCCGGTGCAGGTGAGAACAAGGTCGCCGAGGCCCGAGAGGCCGGAGGCCGTCTCCGCCCGCCCGCCTTCGGCGACGACGAGCCGGGCGAGTTCGGCGACCCCGCGCGTGATCAGCGCGGCGCGGGCGTTCTCGCCGAGCCCGAGCCCCTCGACCACCCCGGCCGCGATCGCGATCACGTTCTTCGCCGCCCCGCCAAGCGCGACGCCGACGAGGTCGGGCGAGGGGTAGAGGCGAAAGCGCGGCAGGGCGACGAGCGCGGCGAGATGCGCGCGCACCGCCGCGTCGGGCGCAGCGAGCACGGCGGCGGCGGGAAGCGCCCGCGCGACCTCGTGCGCGAAGTTCGGCCCAGACAGGGCGGCGAGCGGCACCCGAGGCAGGAGCGCGGCGACCGTCTCGTGCGGCAGCCGCAGCGTCGCGGCGTCGATCCCCTTGGCGCAGAGCACCGAAGGCGCCTCGCCCGGCCAGTGCGGCGCGATCGCGGCGATCACCGCCGCAAGCGCCTGCGCCGGAACGGCGACCAGAACGGCCTCGGCCCCCTCGAGCGCACGCGCCGCATCCGCCGTCACGACCACCTCGTCGGGAAGCGTCACATCGGGCAGAAGCCGGGCGTTCTCGCGCGTCACGGCGATCTCCGCGGCCCGCCTCGGGTCGCGCGCCCAGAGCGACACGCTCCGCCCTGCTGCGGCGAGACGGGCGGCAAGCGCCGTGCCCCAGGCGCCGGCGCCGAGCACCGCAAGCCGCGCGCTCACGCCGCCGCCTCGAGATGGACCGAACCGTCCGCCTCGGCGAGACGTTCCTTGAGCGCCGCGACGATCGCCCGCGCCTCCTCCTCGAACCGCCACGGCACATTGATGACGAGAAGGCCCGAGCCGTTCAGGCGCGCCGGGTCAAGCGGCGGGCGGAGATGCAGCGCGACATCGACGCGGCGCGGCAGGCGGGCGTCGCGGACCGAATCGCGCAGCGCCCGGACGGGGGCGAGATGCTTGATCGGATACCAGGCGGCGAGGATCAGGGTCGGCGCCGCCCGGTGCGCCGCGACGAGAGCGCGCGCGAGCCGGTCGATCTCGTCCTCGGCCTCATAGGGCGGGTCAAACAGCACAAGGCCGCGTTTTAGCCCGCCGGGCGGGAGCACGCCCCGGAGCGCGTAGGCATCGCCCTGGCGAAGCGTGATCCGCGGGTCGCGCCCGGCCCAGGCCGAGAGGGCGGCGAACTCCTCCGGGTGTCGCTCGTTCAGGACGAGCCGGTCCCCTTCGCGCAGAAGCGCGCGGATCAGGGCGGGCGAGCCGGGATAGAGACCGAGCCGTTGCACGAGCGACACGTAGCCGCGAAGCGGCGCAGGCGTGTCCTCAAGCAGCTTCAGGATCCCGCCGCGCCACTCGCCGGTGCGCGACGCCTCCGGCCCCGAGAGATCGTAGACGCCGCGCCCGGCGTGGAGGTCGGCCACGCCGAAGGGCGTGTCCTTGCGTCGAAGCGCCTCGAGGAGCGCCACAAGCAGGGCATGCTTGAGGCAGTCGCCATGGTTGCCGGCGTGATAGGCGTGTCGGTAGTTCACGCCGCCTCCCGTGCCGGGCACCCGAGCGGCCAGCGCGGCCGCGGCGCGATCGCCATCCCGTCGGCGCCGAACCCGGCGGCGAGACGCTCGATCGCCGCCCAGGCGACCATCACGGCATTGTCGGTGCAGAGACGCGCCGGCGGGGCGGCAAGCGCGAAGCCCGCCCGCGACGCCGCCTCGGCGAGCGCAGCGCGGACTGCGCCGTTCGCCGCGACACCGCCTGAGACGACGAGCGTCGAGGCGCGGCCGTGGCGCGAGAGGAAGCCCGCCATGGCGCGCGCCGCACGGTCGGCGAGGGTTTCGGCCACGGCCGCCTGGAAGCTCGCCGCGAGGTCTGCCGCCTCGCGCTCGGGCAGCGGCCCGGGCGGATAGTCGTCGACAAGGGTCGCGACCGCCGTTTTCAGGCCGGAGAAGGAGAAGTCGCAGTCGGCCCGCCCGAGCATCGGCCGCGGCAGCGGAAAACGCCCCGGGTCGCCGCGCGCGGCAAGCACCTCGATCGCCGGCCCGCCCGGCCAGCCGAGGCCGAGCAGCTTCGCCACCTTGTCGAACGCCTCTCCCACCGCATCGTCGCGCGTGGTGCCGATCAGGACATGCTCGCCTGGGCCACGCGTCTCGGCGAGCAGGCAATGCCCCCCCGAGACGAGCAGGGTGAGATAGGGGAAGGCGGGGGGAGAGCCGAGCGACGGCAGCCGCGCCGAGAGCGCATGCGCCTCGAGATGGTTGATACCCACGAAGGGAAGGCCGCGGGCAAGAGCGAACCCCTTGGCGTAGCCCGCCCCGACCACGAGCCCGCCGATCAGCCCGGGGCCCACGGTCGCCGCCACCACGGCCGGGGCGGGCTGCCCCTCGAGCACCGCGCGCACCATCCCCGGAAGCCGCGCAAGATGCGCCCGGGCGGCGATCTCCGGCACCACCCCGGCATAGGGGAGGTGCTCTTCGTGTTGGCTCCACAGCGCCTCGGCGAGCACCGTGCCGTCGGGGGCGAGCAGGGCGGCGGCGGTTTCGTCGCAGGAGGTCTCGATGCCGAGGACGGGACCGGGCAACGCCGGACGAACCGGCTCGGCGACGCGCGCGGGGGTTGCCATGGCTGCCCTTCTCTCCATGTGGGCGGCGTTGTAGGCAGCCGCGCCATGTCACGCCACCCCCTGCCGCCGGCGATCGGCCGGACGGCGCCGCACCCAACACCGAGGCGCGACCGCTCGCCGCTGCCCTTGCGCGTCGGCACCCGCGCTTCGCCGCTCGCGCTCATCCAGACCCGCGCCTTCATGGCCAGGCTGGTGGGCTTCTGCCCGGTGCTGCATGCGGCCGAGGCGTTCGAGGAGCACGCCATCACCACCTCGGGCGACCGGGTGCAGGACCGGGCGCTCGCCGAGATCGGCGGCAAGGGGCTGTTC from Elioraea tepida harbors:
- the tsaD gene encoding tRNA (adenosine(37)-N6)-threonylcarbamoyltransferase complex transferase subunit TsaD, which encodes MATPARVAEPVRPALPGPVLGIETSCDETAAALLAPDGTVLAEALWSQHEEHLPYAGVVPEIAARAHLARLPGMVRAVLEGQPAPAVVAATVGPGLIGGLVVGAGYAKGFALARGLPFVGINHLEAHALSARLPSLGSPPAFPYLTLLVSGGHCLLAETRGPGEHVLIGTTRDDAVGEAFDKVAKLLGLGWPGGPAIEVLAARGDPGRFPLPRPMLGRADCDFSFSGLKTAVATLVDDYPPGPLPEREAADLAASFQAAVAETLADRAARAMAGFLSRHGRASTLVVSGGVAANGAVRAALAEAASRAGFALAAPPARLCTDNAVMVAWAAIERLAAGFGADGMAIAPRPRWPLGCPAREAA
- a CDS encoding NAD(P)H-dependent glycerol-3-phosphate dehydrogenase gives rise to the protein MSARLAVLGAGAWGTALAARLAAAGRSVSLWARDPRRAAEIAVTRENARLLPDVTLPDEVVVTADAARALEGAEAVLVAVPAQALAAVIAAIAPHWPGEAPSVLCAKGIDAATLRLPHETVAALLPRVPLAALSGPNFAHEVARALPAAAVLAAPDAAVRAHLAALVALPRFRLYPSPDLVGVALGGAAKNVIAIAAGVVEGLGLGENARAALITRGVAELARLVVAEGGRAETASGLSGLGDLVLTCTGGASRNHTLGIALGRGEALAEVLAARTGVTEGVATAPALVARARRRGVELPIAEAVDALLSGRATAPSLAEALLARAQTAE
- the ccmB gene encoding heme exporter protein CcmB, producing MSVFWAMLRRDLALARRNAGDTLAAVGFFLVAVGLFPFGVGPAPDLLARIAAGVVWVAALLAALLPLERLIGADYEDGTLDQALLAGLEASLVAAEKAATHWLTTFVPLLLASPLAALMLNLPLAATGVLLAALALGSLVLSLLGTAGAALTLGARRAGVLLPLLVLPLAIPPLIFGVAAVDAALHGLAARPHLAMLGALAAAAVPLCPLAAGAALRAATE
- the ccmA gene encoding heme ABC exporter ATP-binding protein CcmA, whose amino-acid sequence is MLQAVDLAAERGGRTIFRAVSFTLAPGMALTLTGPNGAGKTTLLRLLAGLGRASSGRLLWEGEDALADRSRHARRLSLVGHQDALKPGFTVAETLAHEARLAGVDPAHAEAAMVAMGLSHLASAPIRILSAGQRRRVALARLPLARRRLWLLDEPTVALDHAGVAALGAVMAAHRASGGIIVASSHLPLPLPNAAQLRFNVPQREGAEAA
- a CDS encoding 23S rRNA (adenine(2030)-N(6))-methyltransferase RlmJ gives rise to the protein MNYRHAYHAGNHGDCLKHALLVALLEALRRKDTPFGVADLHAGRGVYDLSGPEASRTGEWRGGILKLLEDTPAPLRGYVSLVQRLGLYPGSPALIRALLREGDRLVLNERHPEEFAALSAWAGRDPRITLRQGDAYALRGVLPPGGLKRGLVLFDPPYEAEDEIDRLARALVAAHRAAPTLILAAWYPIKHLAPVRALRDSVRDARLPRRVDVALHLRPPLDPARLNGSGLLVINVPWRFEEEARAIVAALKERLAEADGSVHLEAAA
- a CDS encoding TRAP transporter substrate-binding protein, whose amino-acid sequence is MTKRATISRRGAVAAAAAAGAAAFPAPAISQGRMEWRMVTAWPMNLPGPGVSANKIAERIGLLSGGRLTVRVFGAGQIVPPLGVFDAVSQGTAELYHAVPAYWLGKLRGIGFFGSFPFGMTAQELVGWMTWGGGGALYDEAYARFGLKPFLCGDSGPQFLGWFRREIRSIEDFRGLRYRTAGLGGEMFRRAGASVVTLPAGQIFQALQSGTIDAAEFIGPWNDMTLGFHQVAKFFYYPGVQEPSSSEEIGVNKAKYDALPDDLKAAIRFAAQATYMEALTEYDHRHPIALKEAVEKHSVQVREAPRDLLVALGNAAGEVLKELREDQDELTRRIAESYVAFRNLQAGYAPLSYTGVQQARTLPIRWG